The Nostoc sp. 'Peltigera membranacea cyanobiont' N6 genome contains the following window.
CCAGTGACAATTGTAGAAGGTGTCAAGAAAGCGGGGGCATTACTGACTGCTGGTTATGCAGCGATCGCAATTCCTGGTGTTAACGCTGGATACCGCACCCCTACTGATGAGTACGGTACTGCCATTGGTAAGCCCTCTCTGATTCCCGACTTGAAATATTTCGCAACACAGGGGAGACAGGTTAACATCTGCTTTGACCAAGATAATAAGCCCGAAACTGTACAACGTGTCAGAACTGCTATCAGTCGCATGGGACGGCTGCTGGTAAATGAAGGTTGTTCGCTGCGAGTGATAGATTTACCGTTAGGGGCAGAGAAAGGGGTTGATGATTTTATTGTCGCCAAGGGTCAGCCAGCATTTGACGCAATCTACAACACAGCCGTTGCACTGGAGTTATGGGAGATTAAGCTGTTTACCTTGCTGACTTACCCGCCAGCGATCGCACTTAACCAACGTTTCTTGGGCCAGCTTCTCGTCCCCGAAGGTGAAAAACTGATTATCCTCAAGGCTCCCAAAGGTACTGGTAAAACTGAATGGCTGGCAACTGAGGTGGCGAAAGCACACGACCAAGAGAGACGGGTATTAATCATTACCCATCGTATCCAGCTAGGTGAGGCACTGTGTAATCGGTTTGGTGTTAACTATGTTACCGAAGTCCGCACGAATGAAACAGGTACATTATTAGGATATGGGGTGTGTGTGGATTCGCTGCATCAAGAGAGTCAGGCGCGATTCAATCCTAATGATTGGTCAAATGATGTCATTATTATTGATGAGTGCGACCAAGTATTCTGGCATTTGCTCAACTCTGGTACTGAAGTCCAGAAGCGGCGTGTGTCTGTTCTCAAAAACCTCAAGCAGTTAGTACAGAATGTTTTGGGTAGCAGTCAGGGAAGGATTTATCTGTCTAGTGCCGATGTTTCAGACACGGATGTGAAGTATGTTTTATCACTCGCTGGGGAATATCGAGTTAACCCGTTTGTAATCGTAAACAACTATCGTCACGTAGCTGGCAATTGTTACAACTACTCTGGAAGTAACCCGAAAAATCTCATCGCTGCACTGGACAAGGCGATTTCTAAAGGTGGGCATCATTTACTATGCTGCTCTGCTCAAAAAGCAAAATCCAAATGGGGAACCCAAGCGCTTGAAGAACGTTTTCGCCGCAAATTTCCACACCTGCGGATTCTGCGAATAGACAGCGAATCCGTTGCTGATCCATCTCATGCGGCTTTCGGCTGTATTGCTCATCTGAACGAAATTCTGACTCAGTATGATTTGGTTATTGCCTCTCCAAGTTTAGAAACTGGGGTCAGCATCGACATTAGAGGACATTTTGATGGTGTTTGGGGAATATTTCAGGGTGTGCAACCGGTTAACTCTGTGCGGCAGATGTTGGCAAGGGTTAGGGAGACTGTTGACCGTCACATTTGGGTGAGAGAGTGGGGGATGTCTGTTGTGGGCAATGGTTCTACATCAATCGGAGGATTACTCAGAAGTCAACACGTCGCAACACAGGCGAACATTGCGCTGTTGTCGGCGGCGGATAATGACGACTATAGCTTTGTTGACCAGAACTTCCAGCCAGAGTCATTGCAGACTTGGGGTAAGCGTGGTTCTGTAATCAACGTTGAGATGCGGCGCTATCGAGAGTCTGTGCTTGCGGGTTTGGTCGAAGATGGGTATACCGTTATCGATGCTGACGATGCTGATGACGATGAAAGTGGGGCAGTAATCGAGTCGGTTAAAGCGGCAAGTGAGCAATTGTATACTGCTGAATGTCAGGCGATCGCGGATTCTCCAACCATCTCTGATGCCGAACTTAAGAAGTTGCAAGACACAAGAGCGAAAACCAAGACCGAACGACATCAGCAGTGCAAGGCG
Protein-coding sequences here:
- a CDS encoding plasmid replication protein, CyRepA1 family yields the protein MRIIESDSQALHLQEWLNSRVDEEIFHLNVRSLSGTVPYEYLLYSPKISRRNDGRLRDRDLKKYQHIELGGWWCSGIDPLNEYVLMMWGCFKPDHPRRDRQKIHKFIKYEHPFREETRAFFLLVPNRIWVKVSNRSDVPITEEDLQHPGGFWHWVWQHNVPVTIVEGVKKAGALLTAGYAAIAIPGVNAGYRTPTDEYGTAIGKPSLIPDLKYFATQGRQVNICFDQDNKPETVQRVRTAISRMGRLLVNEGCSLRVIDLPLGAEKGVDDFIVAKGQPAFDAIYNTAVALELWEIKLFTLLTYPPAIALNQRFLGQLLVPEGEKLIILKAPKGTGKTEWLATEVAKAHDQERRVLIITHRIQLGEALCNRFGVNYVTEVRTNETGTLLGYGVCVDSLHQESQARFNPNDWSNDVIIIDECDQVFWHLLNSGTEVQKRRVSVLKNLKQLVQNVLGSSQGRIYLSSADVSDTDVKYVLSLAGEYRVNPFVIVNNYRHVAGNCYNYSGSNPKNLIAALDKAISKGGHHLLCCSAQKAKSKWGTQALEERFRRKFPHLRILRIDSESVADPSHAAFGCIAHLNEILTQYDLVIASPSLETGVSIDIRGHFDGVWGIFQGVQPVNSVRQMLARVRETVDRHIWVREWGMSVVGNGSTSIGGLLRSQHVATQANIALLSAADNDDYSFVDQNFQPESLQTWGKRGSVINVEMRRYRESVLAGLVEDGYTVIDADDADDDESGAVIESVKAASEQLYTAECQAIADSPTISDAELKKLQDTRAKTKTERHQQCKAELSRRYEVEVTPDLVEKDDDGWYPQLRMHYYLTLGREFLTNRDAKRAKAQLEAGENSIWKPDFNKGQLLPAVLLLENLNLLQFLTPDVQLRGSDEKMLEFKALAVTHRHVIKNYLNVTISEKHTPIAIAQKLLAKIDLKLDYVGRLGKRENRECVYRFVAPDDQRDSIFSQWLNRDELFLSESVSVTNNIEFPTQVTGTISDDIPQTLNQVESPATQAWKGLKLKMRLGLDSAGRFYQQMLSQLGEAVGVADGEPYWNGYLGQWQVWVNFGSGCTSVVCDWLAVVVN